The Sulfurimonas sp. genome includes the window GTAGTAGAAGAGATTCCTCTTTATGAGTTTTCAGGAGAAGGAGAGCACCTTATTTTATTTGTAAGAAAGAAAAATCTTACTACCTCTGAGCTTATTGGAATATTGGCAAGATTTCTAGGAATCAAAAATAGAGATATTGGTTATGCTGGTTTAAAAGATAAGCATGCAATGACAAAACAATACATTTCTATACATAAGCAGCACGAAGAAAAGTTAGAAACTTTTGAGCATGAAAATATTAAAATAGTTTCTAAAACTTACCACAATAATAAGATAAGAATAGGGCATCTAAAAGGAAATAGGTTTTATATAAAAATAAAAAAAGTAAATCCAACTAGCGCAGTTAAAATAGATGAAGCACTTAAAAATATAGCTAAATTTGGTATGCCAAACTTTTTTGGTTTTCAAAGATTTGGTAATGATGGAGATAATCATATAATAGGTGAGAAGCTTGCTAAAGGTCAGGCAAAAGAAAGAAATCCTAGAGTAAAAAAGCTTCTTATAAATGCTTATCAGAGTCATCTTTTTAATTTATGGCTTAGCAGAAGGTTGGAGATAAATAGACTTATAAATTGTTTTGAAGTATCAGAGCTTGAGTCTGTTTTAAATATGCCAAACGAAGAAGTAACAAAATTAAAAGCACAAATACACCCTTTTAAATTAATAAATGGTGATATTATGGAACATTATCCGCATGGAAGACTTTTTGATTTTGAAGCGAATGAAGAAGACTTGCAAAGATTTAACGATAGAGGTATATCAATCACAGGGCTTTTGTGTGGAAAAAAAGTTAAAATATCATCTGGTATATCTAGAACAATTGAAAAAGATTTTGATGATGAAATAAATGCAGATGGTGCAAGAAGATATGCTTGGGTTTTTCCAGAGAATATAGAAGGAAGATATAAGCCAATAGAAGCTCAATATGAAATGAATTTTACTCTTCCAAAAGGCTCATACGCAACAGTTTTAATAGAAGAAATAGCTAAAAGAAAAATAATTTAAAAGGTAAAAAATGAACAAAAGACATATAACATCTTTAATTTCACAACAATTTGGTAGATTTGCGAGTAAAGAATTTTCTCCAAAAATTCAGGGTATTGTTAATAATACTTATGTCGGTTTAATGGGTTTAGATATGAGTGATTTTTATGACCGCTCAACATATAAATCTTTAAATGCACTCTTTACAAGAAAACTAAGAGAAGATAGAAAGTTTTCTAAAAGAAAGGCTGAATTTATTTCTCCATGTGATTCTTATATATCAGAAAGTGGTGATTTAAATGACGAGGATGCACTTCAAATAAAAGGTATGAGATATGATTGTCATACTTTACTTGGAGATAACTTTAGTGATGAAGAAAAAAGTATAGTTGATAATGGAAAATTTATAAATTTTTATCTTTCTCCAAAAGACTATCATCGTTATCATATACCAACTGATTTACAAGTTTTAAAAGCTGTTCATATTCCAGGTAAATTTTATCCTGTAAATATCTCATCTCTTAAGATGAGAGTAAATCTTTTTATTGAGAATGAAAGAGTTGTCTTACTATGTGAATCTACAAATGGAAAGAAATTCTATATGGTGTTAGTAGCTGCACTCAATGTAGGTGTTATGCAGGTTTCATTTGAGCCAAATATAAAAACAAACTCTAGCCATTTAGAACCAACGCTTTATGAATACGAAGACCTTCATCTTAAAAAAGGTGATGATTTTGGATGTTTTGAAATGGGTTCAACTATTGTAATTATTGCAGAGGAAAATATGTTAGAGTTAGAAAATATAAATTATTCAGATGTTAAGTATGGACAAACAATAGCAAAATATGTATAAGAACCAAGAGGAAAAAGAAGAGTATATAGAAAAACTATTTAGCGACAAAGCACTTTTTGAGTGGGAGGTTTTACATATATCTTCTCACTATGATAGAGTGGAAGTTATGGAGATACTTTCAGATGTGCTTGTAACAGATAAGCTAAAATATGAGCTAAATTTTTTGTATATTAAAGAGTATAAAGATTTTAAATTTTCTCAAATTATTAATATAATTTTTCATGAAATAGCAAATGAATGGCTTAGTTTTGCTACCAATATAATGTATTATTCAAAAAAAGAGGCTATAGAGACCTTGCAAGATAAAAAAAAAGTAATTTTTATTCACACCTTATCCATCAATTATTATAAAAAATATAGACAACAAATATTTGAAAAAGTATCAAACACTTTTATTGAGTTGGTTTCAAATGCAAAAAATGATAAAGATACAAATAAATTAATAAATAAAGTTTTAAAAAGTGATATGATAAAAAATAAACAGATTTTATCTATGCATACTTTTTCTCAACTCTACAAAAGAGTTAAGATAGCCCAGGATGTAAAGACTGCTCAAGTAGCAACTACAAATACAAGACTAATAGAATTAAAAATAAGATACGAAAGTCAAAATGATGAAAAAGAAAAAGAAAGACTTTTAAGACTTTTTAAAAAAGATAAGTTAGAATTTGAAAAGTTAAAAAATGAAAGTTTAGATAACTTTGATTCAGGAGTTAGTAGACTCCACGACACAATGGTTCATACTATGATGAGTATGAACCATTAGTTGATTATTTACTGATTTTTGAAAGTAAATCAGGGTTTATAACAAGGTTTCGTACACCATGTGCATGGTCTTCATTAAAAGTATTACCTTTACACCAATCATTTAGAGACGCTATATTAACCTTTGCTACTTTAGGGCGAACACTCCATGTAACTTGAAATGGAGACCCCTTTTCATTATAAGAAGGTCCAGTGGTTGATCCAGCATATTGAATCGGAGTACCTGTATTTGATGGTATATTCGTAGCTTGATGTAAACCATTAACTACTTCATGTTTAGTTAGTATATTAAAATTAAGAGCATTTTTATCATTAACAAGAACATAAACCTGAGTTTCTACGCGTAGTTGAGGGTTTTTAATTGAGTCACTTAAACATGAACCCAAAGTTGGACCAGGTTTTACTTTTGCAGTTGAGTAAACATAGTGAACTTCAATAGTATCGCCAGAACTAAGCCCACCATGCTTACTTTGACAAGCTTCATTCTTAGTTAGTTTTAGTTCAGATTTACTTAGTTTAGATGAATATTTATATCCACTTTGGTAACCGTGACCATCTCCATTCCCTGCATATAGAGTAAATTCTCCACCTTTATGCTCTGCATTTTTATGAAAATGAATATTACATAGATTCATTTTTTTATAAGTAGGTGCTGAGTTAAATGCTCTTTCATTTTTACCTGTAAGCGCATCTATATCGCGTGGAGATTGTGGTCCAAACCCTACATTTTTAGTGTTTTTTGCTAGTGAAGTTCGTTGTGAAGCAATTACACTATCTGTAACTGTATTGTGAACACCATGATGTATATCTTTGGCGTTTAGGCTAAATGGTGCCATAGCAACTATGGCACATAACATTAAAGGGTTTATTCGTTTTTTCATTCTATTTCTCCTGTTTTAATAAGCATAAGTATATCAGAACTAATTGTTAACTGTTAAATATTAAACCTAAAATGCATAACATCACCGTCGTTAACAATATATTCTTTTCCTTCTAGTCTCATCTTGCCCGCTTCTTTAGCTTTGTTTTCCCCACCAAGTTCTACAAAGTCATCATAAGCAATAACTTCTGCACGAATAAAACCTTTTTCAAAGTCATTATGTATAGCTGCTGCCGCTTTTGGTGCTGTTGTATTTTTGCGAATTGTCCAAGCACGAACCTCTTTTACTCCCGCAGTAAAGTAAGACATAAGACCAAGCTTGTCAAATCCTTTATGAATGATTTGCTCAAGTCCAGATTCTTCAACACCCAGTTCATCTAAAAACTCTTTTGCTTCATCTTCTTCTAAGCCAATAAGTTCTTCTTCAACTTTTGCACAAAGTTTTATGATTTCACAGTTGTTATCTTGCGCATGTTTAGTTAATGCTTGAACATAATCATTATCTTCAAGAAGTCCATCTTCATCAACATTAGCACCATACATAATCTCTTTGTCTGTTAAAAATCTAACTTCATTGTTAAGCAGTTTATATATGTCAGTATCAGCTTCAGGGAAATTTCTAGCTAAGTTTCCATCAGCTAAAAATTCAACAAGAATTTCTGCCATTTCTAAAGCTGCTTTAGCATCCTTGTCTGCTTTTGCTTGCTTTTTTAGTCTTTGTATTCTGTTTTGTAAAACTTCAACATCAGCTAAGATTAATTCTGTTTCTATAATTTCTACATCTCTTAAAGGGTCGATGCTTCCTTCATTATGAACAATATTTTCATCATCAAAGCATCTTACTATCTGTAAAATAACCTCTGTTTCACGGATATTAGATAAAAATTTATTTCCTAGGCCTTCACCTTTAGACGCACCTTTTACTAACCCTGCAATATCTACAAAGTCTAAAGTAGAATACTGAAGTTTCTCTGGGTTAACAATCTTTGCTAACTCCAATAACCTTTTATCAGGAACAGGAACAACAGCCTTGTTTGGCTCTATTGTACAAAAAGGATAATTTGCTGCTTCTGCATTTTGTGCTTTTGTTAGTGCATTGAAAGTTGTTGATTTGCCTACATTTGGAAGTCCTACTAGACCGATTGATAATCCCATATTAAACCTTTTTTAAACATATAAAATAATTTTATAATAATATCCAAGTAAACTTATATGAATACTAAAATCTTATTAGATGTTTTTTAAGTATTGACTCATTAAACGAACTCCAGCCCCAGTTCCACCATAAACATTACAATCCCATGGACTTTCAGTATAGGCTGACCCTGCTATATCAAAGTGCATCCATTTGTTCTTGTTCTCTTCTTTAATAAATTTATCTAAAAATAGACCAGCTGTTATTGCACCTCCATAAGGTTTTGAAGATACATTTGATATATCAGCAATATCACTTTTTAGAAGCTTTTTAAGATGTCTGTTAAATGGAAGTGAGCCTATTAATTCTCCGGATGCACTTCCTGCTTTTGAAAAATCATGCTTTAGTTTATGAGAATGTCCCATAAGTCCTGTTGTGTATTGACCAAGAGCCACCATACAAGCACCAGTAAGCGTTGCAAAGTCAAAAATACCATCGGCTTTAACATTATCTTGAGCATAAGTTAAAACATCTGCTAAAACTAAGCGACCTTCAGCATCTGTATTTCTAACTTCAATAGTAGTTCCATTGCGTGATACTAAAACATCATCAGGTTTATAAGCATTTCCACCAATCATATTTTCAACAGCACCAACAAAAGCGTGAATCTCAACATCTAGTTTTAATTCACTTGCTGCTTTAATCATTCCAAGTACCGCACAAGCACCTGCTTTATCCATTTTCATTGTTACCATCGATGCAGCAGATTTTAGACTTAATCCACCACTATCATAAGTAAGACCTTTACCAACTAGAGAGATGATTTTTTTAGGATTAGCTGGTTTATATGTTAGATGAATTAATTTGCTATCATGAATAGAAGCTCGTCCAACAGCCAACATAGAGTTCATATTTTCTTCTTTTAACCTATCTTCACCAAGTATTTCACACTCTAATTTATTATCAGTTGCAAGTTTAGCAGCCAAAATAGCTAAAGTTTCAGGGTTTAACTCTTGTGGAGCAGTGTTTACAATATCACGAGTAAAACAAGTTGCTTTAGAGATTATAACTGCTTCATCAAAAGTTTTTTTAAGTTCATCATAGTCAAGCTCGTTAGATGCAAGAGAGATTTCTTTTAGAGTTATCTCATTTGGCTTTGATTTATACTCATTGAACTCATATCCACCTAGTATAATCCCTTCAACTATCCCAGTTAAAGAATTATTTTTTATAACACTAAGTGAAGCACTTTCGTAGTTTGAAGCTTTAAGAGCTTTTATTACACTAGCACTAGCACTTCTGATATCATCTATCTTTTTACTAGCTACTCCACAAAAAAGCAAACCTTTTTCATGTAGAAAACAGATAGAGTCTTGCTCTGCTTTGAAGCCTGCTTGATTTAGTATTTTAACTTCTGCATGCTCTTTTAGTGTGTCAGGAGTTAAAAACTCTGCTGTAATATCTGCTTTGATATCAGAAATGTTTTTGTTTAATAGTTGAATGTTCATAAAGTGTCCATGTTATTGAATTATTTTGAGAAATGGTATCTAAAAGAGTATAAAATATAGTTTATTTATATGATGTAAAATAGTGTCATAAAGAAATGAAAGATACTTCCGCCAAGTACAAAGAGATGCCAAATGGCATGATAAAATTTTTTATGGTCATTAATGTAAAAAAATACACCAAATGTATAAGAGAGACCACCGGCAATAAGAAGGTAAATACCTCCTTTTTCCATAGACTCGCTAAGCGGTTCTATCGCTACTACAATACTCCAACCCATGATTAGATATAAAAAAAGAGATAGTTTTTCAAAACGATTTGGATAAGTAAACTTCATATAGATGCCAAAAATTGCAGTCGCCCAGACAGCAGATGCAATAGAATATCCCCACACTCCTGCAAGAGAAACAAGAGTGATAGGAGTGTAGCTCCCTGCTATTAAAAAGTATATAGATGCGTGGTCAAATTTTTGAAACAACTCTTTTGTATGTTTATGTGTAATAGCATGGTACAGAGTGGACGAACCATACATAAGAATAAGAGTAGTTCCAAATATTGCACTGCTTGTTATTGCCATAGTTGAACCGCTAATACTTGCAAATGAAACTAATATGGCAAGTCCTGCTATGCTTAACGCTAATCCTAATCCATGAGAGATAGCGTGCCATATTTCTTCAAGAAGCGAAAAGTTATTTATATTTTCCATCCTTTACAATTTTTAATCGAAGTGAAGTATATCTTTAGCTTGGATCATATCTTTATCACCACGACCTGAAAGGTTTACGATGATAAGTTTGTCTTTTATATTTTTCATTTTTTTAAGATGTGCAACTGCATGGGCACTCTCAAATGCTGGGATAATGCCTTCTTTTTGTGATAACCATACAAAAGCATCTAGAGCTTCTTGGTCTGTTGCATTATCATATGTTACAGATTTATTATCATTATGAAAAGAGTGTTCTGGCCCGATTCCAGGGTAGTCAAGTCCTGCTGAAATAGAGTGAGCTTCTAATATTTGCCCATCTTCATCTTGAAGTGTATAGCTCATTTGACCATGCAAAACACCAGGACGACCTTTTTTAAGAGAACAGCCATGCTTGCCAGTTTCAATCCCCAGTCCACCAGCTTCAATACCAATACACTCAACCTCTTCATCTTCTAAAAAGTGCTGAAACATACCGATGGCATTTGAACCACCACCAATACATGCAATAACATGATCAGGAAGTTTATCTTCTTTTTCAAGTATTTGAGCTCTTGCCTCATAACCTATAATAGCTTGAAAATCTCTAACCATCATAGGATAGGGATGAGGACCAGCAACTGTTCCAATGATGTAAAAAGTATCTCTTGCATTTGTTACCCAGTGGCGAATAGCGTCATTCATAGCATCTTTTAGAGTTTTTGAACCACTCTCAACTGCATTTACTTTTGCACCTAAAAGTTTCATACGAAAGACATTTAGCTCTTGCCTGTGAACATCTTTTGCACCCATAAACACTTCACACTCTAAACCAAGTAAAGCACAGATTGTAGCAGTTGCCACACCATGTTGTCCAGCACCTGTTTCAGCTATGACTTTTTTATATCCAAGTCTTTTTGCCATTAAACCTTGCGCTATAACATTGTTAATTTTATGCGCACCTGTATGATTTAAATCTTCTCTTTTTAAGTAGATTTTAGCGTCAAGTTCATCAGAAATATTTTTAGCAAAGTAAAGTGGGGAAGGGCGACCTACATAGTCTGTTAGATAGTAGTGTACTTCACTCCAAAACACTTTATCAAAACGAATCTTTTCATACTCTTCTTTTAATCTAAGAAGTGCTGGCATAAGTGTTTCAGGAACATAACGCCCTCCAAAAATTCCAAAGTGACCATTTTCATCTGGGTCGTATTTTGACGCAGTTGGTATGTACATTAATTAACCTCTATTAAAGAATAAACAGGAGTTTTTTCTTCAAGTGTTTTAATGCCCTTTAAAAAAGTTAAACCGATTATGAAACAAGACTCTATACATTTTGCACCAGTTTGGTTTATAAGTGTTGCTGCTGCATTTGCAGTTCCACCAGTTGCAATGAGATCATCTATCATAAGAACTCTTGCATTTTGAACACCACTAAAAGCATCTATATGAACTTCAATTTCATCGATGCCATACTCAAGAGCATATTTTTCACTATAAGTTGTATATGGAAGTTTACCTTTTTTGCGAATAGGTACAAAACCAAGTCCAAGCATCTGTGCTAAAGAGGCACCAAATATAAAACCTCTAGCATCTATACCTGCTATGTAGTCTAAATTATACTCTTTGTATCGTTGGTAAAGATGATTCATTAAAACACCGTAAGCTTCTTTGTTATTAAGAAGAGTTGTAATATCTTTAAAAATTATTCCTTCTTTTGGAAAATCTTTTATATTTCTTATAGAGCCTTCAATTATTTTTCTCTCTGTGTTACTTAGTGTCATCTTATTATCCTTTATAGTAGAGCATCTATACGACTTTCAAGTGCTTTTATTTTTCCGTTTAATCTATCTGTTTCTTGTCTATGTTTAGTATTTCTTTGTTTTAAAACTTTAAGTTCATTTCTTAGTTTGTTTAACTCATCACTTAAAATATCAACATTTCCTAAAGCTCGTTGTAGCTGTATTTGATATTTTCTTATGAGGATTTCTGCTTCTTGAAGTGTCAGCTTCATTAAGTCATTACCTCTTTGTTCTTTATTTGTAATGCTTTTATAGTAAAACATTTTAACAAATAAATAAATTGATAATATCGATAAAAGTGTTAAAAGTGACCATTCCCAAAACATCGGTTTATCCTTTGATTTCTATTTTGGCTACGCGACCGATATGTCTTCCACCATCAAAACTTCCACCTAACCACGCATCTAAGATAGACTCCATGACGCCTTTTCCAACTATGCGTTCGCCAAAACATAATACATTTGCATCATTATGTCCTCTTGCGATTGTTGCAGTATAAGCATCATGACATAATGCAGCGCGTATGCCTTGATGCCTATTTGCTGCCATACTCATGCCGATACCAGAACCGCAAATCAAGATGCCTTGAGTTCTCTCATCATCTAAAACCTCTTCGCAAAGCTTATGCGCATAATCAGGATAATCAACTCTGTCAGTTGTAAATGGACCCAAATCAATAACTTCATGTCCTTTTTGTTTTAAAAGCTCTACTGTATAGTCTTTTAACTCTATCCCTGCATGGTCTGTTGCTACAAAAAATTTCATTTTTTTCCTTTATGATATTAGCAGATGCAAAATAGTTTGCACAGGCATTAGTAGTAGATAATCTTTTAGTGGTGTCATCAAAAGAATAAGAACCATAAAGATTCCATATTTTTCATTTTTATAAAAAAATTCTGCCACAGCATTTACTTTGTATTTTAGCGATAAGTGCATTAAAAAATGTGCTCCATCAAACTGAGGTATAGGAATAAGGTTAAATACTCCAAGAACAACATTTATTATAAGTAGTTGCGTAACAAAAAGATAAGCAAAAAGTT containing:
- a CDS encoding phosphatidylserine decarboxylase is translated as MNKRHITSLISQQFGRFASKEFSPKIQGIVNNTYVGLMGLDMSDFYDRSTYKSLNALFTRKLREDRKFSKRKAEFISPCDSYISESGDLNDEDALQIKGMRYDCHTLLGDNFSDEEKSIVDNGKFINFYLSPKDYHRYHIPTDLQVLKAVHIPGKFYPVNISSLKMRVNLFIENERVVLLCESTNGKKFYMVLVAALNVGVMQVSFEPNIKTNSSHLEPTLYEYEDLHLKKGDDFGCFEMGSTIVIIAEENMLELENINYSDVKYGQTIAKYV
- a CDS encoding delta-class carbonic anhydrase, encoding MKKRINPLMLCAIVAMAPFSLNAKDIHHGVHNTVTDSVIASQRTSLAKNTKNVGFGPQSPRDIDALTGKNERAFNSAPTYKKMNLCNIHFHKNAEHKGGEFTLYAGNGDGHGYQSGYKYSSKLSKSELKLTKNEACQSKHGGLSSGDTIEVHYVYSTAKVKPGPTLGSCLSDSIKNPQLRVETQVYVLVNDKNALNFNILTKHEVVNGLHQATNIPSNTGTPIQYAGSTTGPSYNEKGSPFQVTWSVRPKVAKVNIASLNDWCKGNTFNEDHAHGVRNLVINPDLLSKISK
- the ychF gene encoding redox-regulated ATPase YchF, with translation MGLSIGLVGLPNVGKSTTFNALTKAQNAEAANYPFCTIEPNKAVVPVPDKRLLELAKIVNPEKLQYSTLDFVDIAGLVKGASKGEGLGNKFLSNIRETEVILQIVRCFDDENIVHNEGSIDPLRDVEIIETELILADVEVLQNRIQRLKKQAKADKDAKAALEMAEILVEFLADGNLARNFPEADTDIYKLLNNEVRFLTDKEIMYGANVDEDGLLEDNDYVQALTKHAQDNNCEIIKLCAKVEEELIGLEEDEAKEFLDELGVEESGLEQIIHKGFDKLGLMSYFTAGVKEVRAWTIRKNTTAPKAAAAIHNDFEKGFIRAEVIAYDDFVELGGENKAKEAGKMRLEGKEYIVNDGDVMHFRFNI
- the rpiB gene encoding ribose 5-phosphate isomerase B, giving the protein MKFFVATDHAGIELKDYTVELLKQKGHEVIDLGPFTTDRVDYPDYAHKLCEEVLDDERTQGILICGSGIGMSMAANRHQGIRAALCHDAYTATIARGHNDANVLCFGERIVGKGVMESILDAWLGGSFDGGRHIGRVAKIEIKG
- the trpB gene encoding tryptophan synthase subunit beta, whose translation is MYIPTASKYDPDENGHFGIFGGRYVPETLMPALLRLKEEYEKIRFDKVFWSEVHYYLTDYVGRPSPLYFAKNISDELDAKIYLKREDLNHTGAHKINNVIAQGLMAKRLGYKKVIAETGAGQHGVATATICALLGLECEVFMGAKDVHRQELNVFRMKLLGAKVNAVESGSKTLKDAMNDAIRHWVTNARDTFYIIGTVAGPHPYPMMVRDFQAIIGYEARAQILEKEDKLPDHVIACIGGGSNAIGMFQHFLEDEEVECIGIEAGGLGIETGKHGCSLKKGRPGVLHGQMSYTLQDEDGQILEAHSISAGLDYPGIGPEHSFHNDNKSVTYDNATDQEALDAFVWLSQKEGIIPAFESAHAVAHLKKMKNIKDKLIIVNLSGRGDKDMIQAKDILHFD
- the trhA gene encoding PAQR family membrane homeostasis protein TrhA translates to MENINNFSLLEEIWHAISHGLGLALSIAGLAILVSFASISGSTMAITSSAIFGTTLILMYGSSTLYHAITHKHTKELFQKFDHASIYFLIAGSYTPITLVSLAGVWGYSIASAVWATAIFGIYMKFTYPNRFEKLSLFLYLIMGWSIVVAIEPLSESMEKGGIYLLIAGGLSYTFGVFFYINDHKKFYHAIWHLFVLGGSIFHFFMTLFYII
- the truD gene encoding tRNA pseudouridine(13) synthase TruD — its product is MDKFYSLEHSSIDFHFKQSPRDFVVEEIPLYEFSGEGEHLILFVRKKNLTTSELIGILARFLGIKNRDIGYAGLKDKHAMTKQYISIHKQHEEKLETFEHENIKIVSKTYHNNKIRIGHLKGNRFYIKIKKVNPTSAVKIDEALKNIAKFGMPNFFGFQRFGNDGDNHIIGEKLAKGQAKERNPRVKKLLINAYQSHLFNLWLSRRLEINRLINCFEVSELESVLNMPNEEVTKLKAQIHPFKLINGDIMEHYPHGRLFDFEANEEDLQRFNDRGISITGLLCGKKVKISSGISRTIEKDFDDEINADGARRYAWVFPENIEGRYKPIEAQYEMNFTLPKGSYATVLIEEIAKRKII
- a CDS encoding adenine phosphoribosyltransferase, with the protein product MTLSNTERKIIEGSIRNIKDFPKEGIIFKDITTLLNNKEAYGVLMNHLYQRYKEYNLDYIAGIDARGFIFGASLAQMLGLGFVPIRKKGKLPYTTYSEKYALEYGIDEIEVHIDAFSGVQNARVLMIDDLIATGGTANAAATLINQTGAKCIESCFIIGLTFLKGIKTLEEKTPVYSLIEVN
- a CDS encoding leucyl aminopeptidase encodes the protein MNIQLLNKNISDIKADITAEFLTPDTLKEHAEVKILNQAGFKAEQDSICFLHEKGLLFCGVASKKIDDIRSASASVIKALKASNYESASLSVIKNNSLTGIVEGIILGGYEFNEYKSKPNEITLKEISLASNELDYDELKKTFDEAVIISKATCFTRDIVNTAPQELNPETLAILAAKLATDNKLECEILGEDRLKEENMNSMLAVGRASIHDSKLIHLTYKPANPKKIISLVGKGLTYDSGGLSLKSAASMVTMKMDKAGACAVLGMIKAASELKLDVEIHAFVGAVENMIGGNAYKPDDVLVSRNGTTIEVRNTDAEGRLVLADVLTYAQDNVKADGIFDFATLTGACMVALGQYTTGLMGHSHKLKHDFSKAGSASGELIGSLPFNRHLKKLLKSDIADISNVSSKPYGGAITAGLFLDKFIKEENKNKWMHFDIAGSAYTESPWDCNVYGGTGAGVRLMSQYLKNI